A window from Hymenobacter volaticus encodes these proteins:
- a CDS encoding cation:proton antiporter domain-containing protein, whose protein sequence is MLLLVMLSQKLRISYPIFLVLAGLALSFIPGLPVITIDPDLIFLIFLPPLLYQAAWDTSWRDFWRWRRPIMLLAFGLVFFTSTIIAYVSKAMIPGFTLSLGFLLGASSPTRRGSCYVRVEGHKSAAPSNKHLGR, encoded by the coding sequence ATGCTACTGCTCGTTATGCTGAGCCAGAAGCTGCGCATTTCTTACCCCATCTTTCTGGTACTCGCTGGCTTAGCGCTCAGCTTCATACCGGGCCTGCCGGTTATCACCATCGACCCGGACTTGATCTTCCTGATCTTCCTGCCGCCTTTGCTCTACCAAGCGGCTTGGGACACGTCGTGGCGAGACTTTTGGCGGTGGCGGCGACCCATCATGCTGCTGGCTTTCGGACTGGTATTCTTTACGTCTACCATCATTGCCTACGTATCCAAGGCCATGATTCCAGGGTTCACCTTGTCTTTAGGGTTCTTGCTAGGGGCATCATCTCCCACCCGACGCGGTAGCTGCTACGTCCGTGTTGAAGGGCATAAAAGTGCCGCGCCGAGTAACAAGCATCTTGGAAGGTGA
- a CDS encoding cation:proton antiporter domain-containing protein, whose protein sequence is MLKGIKVPRRVTSILEGESLINDASSLIVFRFALAAVVSGTFVWQEAATSFLLASGMGIAIGLAVAHLFYLIHRYFPTTPSINTVLTFIAPYVMYLLAEEFHFSGVLAVVSGGCCCRFGRIECLMLILACKPIVFGVA, encoded by the coding sequence GTGTTGAAGGGCATAAAAGTGCCGCGCCGAGTAACAAGCATCTTGGAAGGTGAAAGCCTTATCAACGATGCCAGTAGCTTGATTGTGTTCCGCTTCGCGCTAGCTGCCGTGGTATCGGGTACGTTTGTGTGGCAAGAAGCGGCAACCAGTTTCTTGCTGGCCAGTGGCATGGGCATAGCTATTGGGTTGGCCGTGGCGCACCTGTTCTACCTGATTCACCGCTACTTCCCCACTACGCCTAGCATCAACACGGTGCTTACCTTCATTGCGCCCTACGTAATGTACCTGCTGGCCGAAGAATTCCATTTCTCGGGCGTGCTAGCCGTGGTCAGCGGGGGCTGCTGTTGTCGTTTCGGTCGCATCGAGTGTTTGATGCTGATACTCGCCTGCAAACCAATAGTGTTTGGAGTAGCGTAG